From a region of the Methanolinea sp. genome:
- the carA gene encoding glutamine-hydrolyzing carbamoyl-phosphate synthase small subunit, whose amino-acid sequence MKAVLGLEDGTYVLGDGFGSDGECSGELVFTTQMSGYMEALTDPNYHGQILMFTFPTIGNYGVDRRNFQHPKVWSMGCVAREICQAPEAQPSIMDYFEEQGLLGIQGVDTRMLTIKTRREGTLRAALVVGDDNGAYAVDRARKVTPISDQELIPAVSCRNPYHIKGGGKRIAVIDLGIRKNVILSFKRRNADIHVFPHNTTADQVEGCRPDALFISNGPGDPVRAKDAIRCVSDLAGTLPIYGICMGIQVCCLALGGLTYKMKFGHRGSNQPVRYKDGSVYITTQNHGFAVAADSLPEGCGVLYTNVNDGTLEGFENRYLDITCVQFHPEAHGVPQDSGIPFFDIMFGRL is encoded by the coding sequence ATGAAGGCGGTCCTGGGTCTTGAGGATGGCACCTATGTGCTGGGTGATGGGTTTGGATCAGATGGTGAGTGTTCTGGGGAACTGGTCTTTACCACACAGATGTCCGGCTATATGGAGGCGCTCACCGATCCGAATTACCATGGACAGATCCTGATGTTTACCTTTCCGACTATTGGGAACTATGGAGTCGACAGGCGCAACTTCCAGCACCCGAAGGTCTGGTCGATGGGCTGCGTGGCCCGCGAGATCTGCCAGGCTCCGGAGGCGCAACCCTCCATCATGGATTACTTTGAAGAGCAGGGTCTTCTCGGTATCCAGGGTGTCGATACGAGGATGCTGACCATCAAGACGCGTCGGGAAGGAACGCTTCGGGCAGCACTTGTGGTAGGTGACGACAACGGAGCATATGCAGTCGACCGTGCCCGGAAAGTCACCCCCATCTCCGACCAGGAGCTCATTCCTGCAGTTTCATGCCGCAATCCCTATCATATCAAGGGGGGCGGGAAGAGAATTGCCGTAATCGACCTCGGCATCAGGAAGAACGTTATTCTCTCGTTCAAGAGGCGGAACGCCGATATCCATGTTTTTCCTCACAATACAACCGCCGATCAGGTCGAGGGCTGCCGCCCCGACGCCCTCTTCATCAGCAACGGCCCGGGCGATCCGGTTCGGGCAAAGGATGCCATCCGCTGCGTCAGCGATCTCGCCGGGACCCTTCCCATATACGGGATATGCATGGGGATCCAGGTCTGCTGCCTTGCCCTCGGAGGCTTGACATACAAGATGAAGTTCGGCCACAGGGGGAGTAACCAGCCAGTGCGGTATAAGGACGGGAGTGTTTACATCACCACCCAGAACCATGGATTTGCCGTCGCCGCCGATTCTCTTCCCGAGGGTTGCGGGGTGCTCTATACAAATGTGAACGATGGAACGCTGGAAGGATTCGAGAACAGGTATCTCGACATCACCTGTGTACAATTCCACCCGGAGGCCCACGGCGTACCGCAGGATTCAGGGATACCGTTCTTCGATATCATG